In Methanococcoides sp. LMO-2, a single window of DNA contains:
- a CDS encoding hydantoinase/oxoprolinase family protein, whose product MKLNLGIDAGGTYTDAVVVKSPEDTIIASYKALTTYPDPLEGIREALDGIDQEILSQVEVVSVSTTLSTNTILEGTGFPVGLILVGDYFTSTDLPTEHFVQVKGGHDHKGSEAEPLDENAVKEFAHRAKENVSAFAVSSYFSIRNPEHELRVKEIIRKITGMPVVCAHELSQDLGAFERAVTAFFNAQLLPITEKFMSSVESEIRGRGMESKIFMLKCDGSVIGIKGALERPIESIFSGPAGSLVGASFLSKKDSCAVIDVGGTSTDVSVIRNSIPEMSDSGAVVGGWKTRVKAIRMETSALGGDSDIWIASGKLNFGPRRVIPLCRAAAQFPKFLEQIATNPMPSKALLGRNFQPTKFYIRTEYDPLELTDLETEILNAIPAEPTSLKEIRSRINKYPASKHLDTLMQKRLIQPISFTPTDALHVLGEYTEYDAEASRIGAEHLAPLYKMKGDEFASHVKREFAKNMAADLVSFFLEKISREEIRNIFDAESPIQFKVHVPVVLIGGPVVAYLKEMKELIDAEIILPEFANVGNAAGALAAKGIRRVEILIRPASMAAPEWEFYVYSEKGRENFYEYEDAVEHAISIGKDTIYEYMKEADLDPDSVKIDIKKDEVLLEGHDTIVETRIVVMGVAEHIEEEQ is encoded by the coding sequence AAATACTTTCACAGGTAGAGGTGGTATCAGTTTCCACCACCCTTTCAACCAACACGATCCTGGAAGGCACCGGGTTCCCCGTGGGACTCATCCTTGTGGGGGATTATTTTACCAGTACTGACCTTCCCACAGAACATTTCGTACAGGTTAAAGGAGGTCATGACCATAAGGGATCTGAAGCAGAACCATTGGATGAAAATGCAGTAAAGGAGTTTGCACACAGGGCAAAGGAAAATGTCTCAGCTTTTGCAGTCTCATCTTATTTTAGCATCCGCAACCCTGAACATGAACTGAGGGTCAAGGAGATCATCAGGAAGATCACAGGCATGCCTGTGGTGTGTGCACATGAGCTTTCACAGGATCTCGGAGCATTCGAAAGAGCTGTAACAGCATTCTTTAACGCACAATTGCTTCCCATAACAGAGAAGTTCATGTCCAGTGTGGAATCTGAGATAAGAGGTCGCGGCATGGAATCAAAGATATTCATGCTCAAATGTGACGGATCTGTGATCGGAATCAAGGGTGCACTGGAAAGACCGATCGAATCCATATTCTCAGGACCTGCAGGAAGTCTGGTAGGTGCTTCATTCCTCTCAAAGAAAGATAGCTGCGCAGTCATAGACGTAGGTGGAACAAGTACTGATGTGTCCGTGATAAGAAACAGCATACCCGAAATGAGTGACTCCGGAGCTGTAGTAGGTGGATGGAAGACAAGGGTCAAGGCCATAAGGATGGAAACCTCGGCACTTGGAGGAGACAGTGATATCTGGATCGCTTCAGGAAAGCTCAACTTCGGACCACGAAGGGTCATTCCTTTATGCAGGGCAGCAGCACAGTTCCCTAAATTCCTTGAGCAGATAGCAACCAACCCGATGCCTTCCAAAGCATTACTGGGGAGAAACTTTCAGCCTACCAAGTTCTACATAAGGACAGAGTATGATCCCCTTGAGCTAACTGATCTGGAAACAGAGATCCTCAATGCAATTCCTGCTGAGCCAACATCCCTCAAGGAGATACGATCACGTATCAATAAATACCCGGCATCAAAACATCTGGATACACTCATGCAGAAAAGGCTGATACAACCTATCAGTTTCACACCCACGGATGCCCTGCATGTGCTTGGAGAGTATACGGAATACGATGCAGAGGCTTCACGCATCGGTGCAGAGCACCTCGCCCCACTTTATAAGATGAAAGGAGATGAGTTTGCATCCCATGTGAAGAGAGAGTTTGCCAAGAACATGGCAGCAGATCTTGTTTCATTTTTCCTTGAAAAGATATCGAGAGAGGAAATACGCAATATATTCGATGCAGAATCACCAATCCAGTTCAAGGTACATGTACCAGTGGTGCTGATCGGTGGCCCCGTGGTAGCATATCTTAAAGAGATGAAGGAACTGATAGATGCAGAGATAATCCTGCCGGAATTTGCAAATGTGGGTAATGCTGCAGGGGCATTGGCTGCAAAAGGAATCAGGAGAGTCGAAATATTAATACGACCGGCATCCATGGCTGCGCCGGAATGGGAGTTCTATGTATATTCCGAAAAAGGAAGAGAGAACTTCTACGAATATGAAGATGCAGTGGAACATGCAATCAGTATTGGTAAGGATACTATCTATGAATACATGAAAGAAGCAGATCTTGATCCGGATTCAGTCAAGATAGACATCAAAAAGGATGAAGTGCTTCTTGAAGGGCATGATACGATAGTGGAAACCAGGATCGTTGTAATGGGCGTTGCTGAGCACATTGAAGAAGAGCAATAA